One Terriglobales bacterium genomic window, TGCTGAGCGCGGCCATGCTCTGGACCCTCTAGACAGCGGCTGCGGGAAAGGGTCTTGCCTCATGCGAGGGGCCGGGGCATAATCGCGCCGCGTAAATCCTCTTGGCAGGGAAAGGCGGACTCATGTTTTGCCCCAGCTGTGGGACGGAGAACCCGGCGCAGGCCGCCTTCTGCCTGAAGTGCGGCGCCAGCCTGCCGCAGTCCGTCCCCGGGCAGGTTTTTCTCGCGCCTCCCGCGGCCTTCCTCGGGGCCCCAGCTCCGCCCGTGCCGTCACCCTACCTGTGGGGATACATCCACGGCTGGGGAATGCTGGTGGTCAGCCCGCTTCTCTTCTTGCTGTTTCTGGCGGTTCTGCTGGACCCCAAGAGCGACTCTGAGACCCGCCTGGGAGCCGGCATCCTGATGTTGCTGCTGGGGCTGGCCGCCCTCACCGGCTTCGGCCTGGTGCGCAAATCAAAGATGGGAATGATCCTGGTCTTCGTTTGGGCGGGACTGCACGTCTTCTTTGTCGGGATCTGCCTGCTGGCCCTGGTGGCGCAACCCAAGGAGCCCACCTTCCTCATCATGCTCTTGATGGTTCTGGTGGGGCTGGCCTTCTGGATCGCATGTTCCGTGTACTACTACCACCGCCGCCACATTTTTCGCTGACTTCTAGATGACCCCGCCCGCGGCGATCTGCCGCACCAGCTCCTGGTCGGCTTCCAGGAAGTCATAGGCGGGAAGTTTGGTGCGCTCCACCCAGCGCACGTCGGCGAAGATGCAGTTCTCCACCTCGCCCTCGAACTCGCGCACCAGAAAGAAGCGCAGCTCCACCGCGTTCCCGTTCTTGTAGACGTGCGTGAGGCGCGCCACTTCGTCGCCCACGCGGGCCGCGATGCCCAGCTCTTCCTCCAGCTCGCGCCGCAGGGCGTCCCGGGGCTGCTCCCCGTGTTCGATCTTGCCGCCGGGGAACTCCCACTTCAAGGGCATGGTCTGGTGCTTGGTGCGCTGGCAGGCCAGCACCGTGCTCTCGCGC contains:
- a CDS encoding (deoxy)nucleoside triphosphate pyrophosphohydrolase; protein product: MKLVVAALILRESTVLACQRTKHQTMPLKWEFPGGKIEHGEQPRDALRRELEEELGIAARVGDEVARLTHVYKNGNAVELRFFLVREFEGEVENCIFADVRWVERTKLPAYDFLEADQELVRQIAAGGVI
- a CDS encoding zinc ribbon domain-containing protein, whose amino-acid sequence is MFCPSCGTENPAQAAFCLKCGASLPQSVPGQVFLAPPAAFLGAPAPPVPSPYLWGYIHGWGMLVVSPLLFLLFLAVLLDPKSDSETRLGAGILMLLLGLAALTGFGLVRKSKMGMILVFVWAGLHVFFVGICLLALVAQPKEPTFLIMLLMVLVGLAFWIACSVYYYHRRHIFR